A genomic stretch from Juglans microcarpa x Juglans regia isolate MS1-56 chromosome 3S, Jm3101_v1.0, whole genome shotgun sequence includes:
- the LOC121257083 gene encoding heavy metal-associated isoprenylated plant protein 35-like: protein MNMMTTKKMKGFMCQSPAATAVLCMTDDSRSVIVPRKSDQRILSTFDNKRYLLNNGDYSRFVESPNYNKRSDISVPRLKREYQDTDLDQQRPAHDLQMKPSSVLPSSDNVFQVVVMRVSIHCQGCAGKLKRHLSKMEGVTSFSIELETKRVTVMGHVSPAGVLESISKVKKAEFWPSLATT, encoded by the exons ATGAACATGATGACAACCAAGAAGATGAAAGGCTTCATGTGCCAGTCTCCGGCTGCAACTGCGGTACTGTGCATGACCGACGATTCTCGCTCGGTGATTGTGCCCAGAAAGTCTGATCAGAGAATTCTTAGTACTTTTGATAACAAACGGTACTTACTCAACAATGGCGACTACTCTAGGTTCGTTGAGTCCCCTAATTATAATAAGAGATCGGATATTTCTGTGCCTCGCCTCAAAAGAGAATATCAAGATACGGACCTTGATCAGCAAAGGCCAGCTCATGATCTCCAGATGAAACCATCTTCAGTACTTCCATCCTCAGATAATGTCTTCCAG GTTGTTGTGATGCGGGTATCAATTCATTGTCAAGGCTGTGCTGGCAAACTCAAGAGGCATCTGTCCAAAATGGAAg gaGTTACATCATTCAGTATAGAGCTAGAGACAAAGAGGGTGACGGTGATGGGACACGTTTCACCGGCCGGAGTTCTGGAGAGCATTTCAAAGGTGAAGAAGGCGGAGTTTTGGCCCTCCCTAGCTACTACCTAA
- the LOC121258024 gene encoding high affinity sulfate transporter 2-like — protein sequence MEIASGPSSRRHSGRLPHIHKVERPPKQNLLRDIQDSLKETFFSDEPLRPYKDQPGPRKFLLFLQHFFPILEWGRTYNLSKFRGDLIAGLTIASLCVPQDIAYAKLANLEPQYGLYSSFVPPLIYAFMGSSRDIAIGPVAVVSLLLGTLLQNEIPDSQANKLAYRRLAFTATFFAGITQFALGFFRLGFLIDFLSHAAIVGFMAGAAVTIALQQLKGLLGIKNFTKKTDIVSVMRSVWSAARHGWNWQTIVIGLSFLAFLLFAKYIGKKNKKFFWVAAIAPLTSVVIATFFVGITHAEKQGVSIVRHIDRGINPSSFHEIHWTGEFLLKGLRIGVVAGMVALTEAVAIGRTFAAMKDYQLDGNKEMVALGSMNIVGSMTSCYVATGSFSRSAVNFMAGCKTAVSNIVMSCVVLLTLVLITPLFKYTPNAVLASIIIAAVVGLVDIGAVILLWKIDKFDFVACMGAFFGVIFKSVEIGLLIAVAISFAKILLQVTRPRTALLGKLPGTNVYRNVEQYSNATTVPGILIIRVDSAIYFSNSNYIKERILRWLSNEEEEAKKLNQSGIQFIVIEMSPVTDIDTSGIHSFEELHKTLQHREVQLVLANPAPIVTEKLYESKFVNLIGEDKIYLSVADAVTTLTPKTQEP from the exons ATGGAGATTGCGAGCGGCCCTTCGTCCCGGCGCCATTCAGGGCGTTTGCCCCATATCCACAAGGTGGAACGACCTCCAAAGCAAAATCTTCTGAGAGATATTCAAGATTCCTTGAAGGAAACTTTCTTCTCCGATGAGCCTTTACGCCCTTACAAGGACCAACCGGGTCCAAGaaagtttcttcttttcctccaaCATTTCTTCCCCATTCTTGAATGGGGAAGAACCTACAATCTTTCCAAATTCAGAGGTGACCTTATCGCCGGGCTTACTATTGCCAGTTTGTGTGTTCCTCAG GATATTGCATATGCAAAGCTTGCAAATCTGGAACCCCAATATGGGTTGT ACTCCAGCTTTGTTCCACCTCTTATTTATGCTTTCATGGGTAGCTCGAGAGATATTGCCATTGGACCAGTGGCTGTCGTGTCTCTGTTGCTTGGGACACTGCTGCAGAATGAGATCCCAGATTCACAAGCTAATAAACTTGCTTATAGGCGTCTAGCATTCACCGCTACCTTCTTCGCTGGCATCACTCAATTCGCACTTGGTTTTTTCAG ATTGGGTTTCTTAATCGACTTTCTTTCCCATGCCGCCATTGTCGGGTTCATGGCTGGAGCTGCTGTTACCATAGCCCTTCAGCAGCTCAAAGGTCTTCTCGGTATAAAAAACTTCACGAAGAAGACTGACATCGTTTCTGTTATGCGCTCAGTTTGGAGCGCAGCACGTCACGGg TGGAACTGGCAGACTATAGTCATAGGATTGTCATTCTTGGCATTCCTTCTGTTTGCCAAGTACATC ggaaaaaagaacaagaaattcTTTTGGGTTGCTGCCATTGCTCCTTTGACCTCTGTTGTAATAGCCACCTTTTTCGTGGGTATCACCCATGCGGAAAAGCAAGGTGTTTCAATT GTGAGACATATAGATAGGGGCATCAATCCATCCTCTTTTCATGAAATCCATTGGACTGGAGAATTTCTTCTCAAAGGTCTTAGGATTGGTGTCGTGGCGGGTATGGTAGCTCTAACG GAAGCTGTAGCAATCGGAAGAACATTTGCTGCAATGAAGGACTACCAGCTGGATGGAAACAAAGAAATGGTGGCACTGGGAAGTATGAACATTGTTGGTTCCATGACATCTTGCTATGTAGCTACAG GATCCTTCTCTCGCTCAGCAGTAAATTTCATGGCCGGCTGCAAAACAGCCGTTTCCAACATCGTGATGTCTTGTGTTGTTCTTTTAACTTTGGTACTCATCACCCCATTGTTCAAGTACACCCCGAATGCTGTACTTGCTTCCATCATCATAGCTGCTGTGGTAGGCCTAGTTGACATCGGAGCTGTAATACTACTGTGGAAGATTGACAAATTCGATTTCGTTGCTTGCATGGGTGCCTTCTTTGGAGTAATTTTTAAAAGCGTTGAGATAGGTCTCCTAATTGCA GTCGCAATATCCTTTGCCAAAATCCTCCTGCAAGTCACCAGGCCACGAACTGCATTACTTGGGAAGCTCCCAGGAACAAATGTTTACAGGAATGTGGAGCAATATTCCAATGCAACAACTGTTCCTGGCATTCTGATCATTAGAGTTGATTCTGCAATTTACTTTTCAAACTCCAACTACATTAAGGAGAG GATTTTAAGATGGCTAAgcaatgaagaggaagaagcaaAGAAACTAAACCAATCCGGAATCCAATTCATTGTCATTGAAATGTCAC CTGTTACTGATATTGACACTAGTGGGATCCATTCCTTCGAAGAATTACATAAGACTCTTCAGCACAGAGAAGTGCAG CTTGTTTTAGCAAACCCAGCTCCAATAGTGACTGAAAAGCTGTACGAGTCCAAGTTCGTAAACTTAATCGGCGAGGACAAGATCTACCTATCCGTTGCAGACGCTGTCACGACACTCACTCCAAAAACTCAAGAACCCTGA